In a genomic window of Melanotaenia boesemani isolate fMelBoe1 chromosome 1, fMelBoe1.pri, whole genome shotgun sequence:
- the LOC121645710 gene encoding zinc finger BED domain-containing protein isoform X1: MDIYRKRSVVWSYFKIIDSSSVHCLLCNSNILRNNRGSTTPLLRHLRLKHPTEVFRRNNGQVAERVISNEPQVMELDGEQFCCVEVALEDGDSYTMTTVNDDSAVGGLLEMSQKDAAEQIKHEEACGDRPVKHSRRRSLIWRIFEQLDSSGAARCRICAKKLHVSGGISNLRRHLSTRHPEVLSDLLASGEQPPVDSLQDLHDDGLTNEACLGTEQRHGPEEAVLEEGNSNIMTTLIKTDPPVISGLPYTLEGDSAEQPTNAKTSDDCPERHTRRKSLIWKYFDRLESLDAACCRVCMRRLQCPEGGGTSNLHRHLSKKHPKIFSELVSNRQNSSHLNVKQNSNAEGGIWNTFLETPEEAPLEESDSNSMTTLDETDDPVSKDLMDTLQGHSPQQTTYSCDSNGRRTLRRSLIWKHFERLESLNAARCRLCMKKLQCFESRSTGNLHRHLSKRHPKLISQFISDPASELKDSRASQVEKRVFNRERELIEALRRAQREEAQTLEHQRELLEKLRAVSAREAAAEKEEIELLRKAQQEEAKDLSKQQEELEKGKAELQKKWDELQQEKEKLLLLSGSQEGS; the protein is encoded by the exons ATGGATATATACCGTAAGAGAAGTGTAGTGTGGagctattttaaaataatagatTCCAGCTCGGTGCACTGTCTGCTGTGTAATAGTAACATACTCCGAAACAATCGTGGCTCCACCACTCCACTGCTGAGACATCTGCGTCTCAAACATCCCACCGAGGTCTTCAGGAGAAATAATGGACAAGTAGCTGAAAGAGTTATCAGTAACGAACCTCAAGTCATGGAACTAGACGGCGAACAATTCTGTTGTG TGGAAGTGGCGCTGGAGGACGGAGACTCTTACACCATGACCACAGTGAATGATGATTCTGCAGTCGGTGGACTACTTGAGATGTCTCAGAAAGATGCAGctgaacaaattaaacatgagGAGGCGTGTGGCGATCGTCCTGTGAAACATTCACGCAGACGCAGTTTAATTTGGAGGATTTTTGAACAGTTGGATAGTTCGGGTGCTGCACGTTGCCGCATTTGCGCAAAGAAGTTACATGTAAGTGGAGGCATCAGCAACCTCCGCCGACATTTGTCAACGAGACATCCCGAGGTGCTCTCTGACCTACTAGCCAGCGGCGAGCAACCTCCTGTAGATTCCTTACAGGATTTACATGATGATGGTCTCACTAATGAAGCCTGTTTGGGAACAGAGCAAAGACATGGTCCAG AGGAAGCGGTGCTGGAGGAAGGCAACTCAAACATCATGACCACATTGATTAAAACTGATCCTCCTGTCATCAGTGGCCTCCCATACACTTTGGAAGGAGATTCAGCAGAACAGCCAACAAATGCTAAGACGAGTGATGATTGCCCAGAGAGACACACACGCAGAAAGAGTTTGATTTGGAAGTACTTTGATCGATTGGAGAGTTTGGATGCCGCTTGTTGCCGCGTTTGCATGAGGAGGTTGCAGTGCCCTGAAGGTGGTGGCACTAGCAATCTGCATAGACACTTGTCAAAGAAACACCCAAAGATATTCTCTGAGCTTGTATCAAACCGGCAGAATTCATCACacttaaatgtaaaacagaacTCAAATGCTGAGGGTGGGATTTGGAACACCTTTTTGGAGACTCCAG AGGAAGCACCGCTGGAGGAGAGCGACTCTAACAGCATGACCACATTGGATGAAACTGATGATCCTGTCAGCAAGGACCTCATGGATACATTGCAAGGACATTCACCACAACAGACAACGTATTCATGTGATTCCAACGGTAGACGGACTCTCCGACGTAGTTTGATTTGGAAGCACTTTGAGCGATTGGAGAGTTTGAACGCTGCTCGTTGCCGTTTATGTATGAAGAAGTTGCAGTGTTTTGAGAGTCGTAGCACCGGCAATCTACACAGACACTTGTCCAAGAGGCACCCAAAGTTGATCTCTCAGTTTATATCTGACCCTGCAAGTGAATTGAAGGATTCAAGAGCATCTCAAGTTGAAAAGCGAGTGTTCAACAGGGAGAGGGAGCTGATAGAAGCTCTGAGGAGAGCGCAGAGAGAAGAGGCTCAGACGCTGGAGCATCAGAGGGAGCTGCTCGAGAAGCTGCGAGCAGTCAGTGCCAGAGAGGCAGCTGCAGAAAAGGAGGAGATTGAGTTGCTGAGGAAAGCACAACAGGAGGAAGCCAAGGACTTAAGTAAACAACaagaagagctggagaaggGAAAAGCAGAGCTTCAGAAGAAATGGGATGAGCTtcaacaggaaaaagaaaagcttctaTTGCTCTCTGGAAGCCAGGAAGGCTCCTGA
- the LOC121645710 gene encoding zinc finger BED domain-containing protein isoform X2, with protein MTTVNDDSAVGGLLEMSQKDAAEQIKHEEACGDRPVKHSRRRSLIWRIFEQLDSSGAARCRICAKKLHVSGGISNLRRHLSTRHPEVLSDLLASGEQPPVDSLQDLHDDGLTNEACLGTEQRHGPEEAVLEEGNSNIMTTLIKTDPPVISGLPYTLEGDSAEQPTNAKTSDDCPERHTRRKSLIWKYFDRLESLDAACCRVCMRRLQCPEGGGTSNLHRHLSKKHPKIFSELVSNRQNSSHLNVKQNSNAEGGIWNTFLETPEEAPLEESDSNSMTTLDETDDPVSKDLMDTLQGHSPQQTTYSCDSNGRRTLRRSLIWKHFERLESLNAARCRLCMKKLQCFESRSTGNLHRHLSKRHPKLISQFISDPASELKDSRASQVEKRVFNRERELIEALRRAQREEAQTLEHQRELLEKLRAVSAREAAAEKEEIELLRKAQQEEAKDLSKQQEELEKGKAELQKKWDELQQEKEKLLLLSGSQEGS; from the exons ATGACCACAGTGAATGATGATTCTGCAGTCGGTGGACTACTTGAGATGTCTCAGAAAGATGCAGctgaacaaattaaacatgagGAGGCGTGTGGCGATCGTCCTGTGAAACATTCACGCAGACGCAGTTTAATTTGGAGGATTTTTGAACAGTTGGATAGTTCGGGTGCTGCACGTTGCCGCATTTGCGCAAAGAAGTTACATGTAAGTGGAGGCATCAGCAACCTCCGCCGACATTTGTCAACGAGACATCCCGAGGTGCTCTCTGACCTACTAGCCAGCGGCGAGCAACCTCCTGTAGATTCCTTACAGGATTTACATGATGATGGTCTCACTAATGAAGCCTGTTTGGGAACAGAGCAAAGACATGGTCCAG AGGAAGCGGTGCTGGAGGAAGGCAACTCAAACATCATGACCACATTGATTAAAACTGATCCTCCTGTCATCAGTGGCCTCCCATACACTTTGGAAGGAGATTCAGCAGAACAGCCAACAAATGCTAAGACGAGTGATGATTGCCCAGAGAGACACACACGCAGAAAGAGTTTGATTTGGAAGTACTTTGATCGATTGGAGAGTTTGGATGCCGCTTGTTGCCGCGTTTGCATGAGGAGGTTGCAGTGCCCTGAAGGTGGTGGCACTAGCAATCTGCATAGACACTTGTCAAAGAAACACCCAAAGATATTCTCTGAGCTTGTATCAAACCGGCAGAATTCATCACacttaaatgtaaaacagaacTCAAATGCTGAGGGTGGGATTTGGAACACCTTTTTGGAGACTCCAG AGGAAGCACCGCTGGAGGAGAGCGACTCTAACAGCATGACCACATTGGATGAAACTGATGATCCTGTCAGCAAGGACCTCATGGATACATTGCAAGGACATTCACCACAACAGACAACGTATTCATGTGATTCCAACGGTAGACGGACTCTCCGACGTAGTTTGATTTGGAAGCACTTTGAGCGATTGGAGAGTTTGAACGCTGCTCGTTGCCGTTTATGTATGAAGAAGTTGCAGTGTTTTGAGAGTCGTAGCACCGGCAATCTACACAGACACTTGTCCAAGAGGCACCCAAAGTTGATCTCTCAGTTTATATCTGACCCTGCAAGTGAATTGAAGGATTCAAGAGCATCTCAAGTTGAAAAGCGAGTGTTCAACAGGGAGAGGGAGCTGATAGAAGCTCTGAGGAGAGCGCAGAGAGAAGAGGCTCAGACGCTGGAGCATCAGAGGGAGCTGCTCGAGAAGCTGCGAGCAGTCAGTGCCAGAGAGGCAGCTGCAGAAAAGGAGGAGATTGAGTTGCTGAGGAAAGCACAACAGGAGGAAGCCAAGGACTTAAGTAAACAACaagaagagctggagaaggGAAAAGCAGAGCTTCAGAAGAAATGGGATGAGCTtcaacaggaaaaagaaaagcttctaTTGCTCTCTGGAAGCCAGGAAGGCTCCTGA
- the gfod2 gene encoding glucose-fructose oxidoreductase domain-containing protein 2, protein MLPGVGVFGTGSTARVLVPLLQAEGFEVHALWGRSEEEACCLAKELGIPFHTSRSDDVLLHQDVDLVCIYIPPSMTRQIAVKALGIGKNVVCEKAATAVDSFKMVTAARYYPQLLSIMGNTLRFLPAFVAMREELVKGYVGDIQVCDVRVYGPSLLDQSYGWTCEELMGGGGLHTIGSAIIDLLSYLTGARAHRVHGLLRTFVQQNSLIRGIRRVTSDDFCFFQMLMGGSGSGGVCCTVTLNFNMPGSFVHEVMVVGSTGRLVVRGTELYGQRNGSKGEELLLGDNGWVGPEVKEMPLPHLQGLSSMVKALRQSFQAHEERRSWAREPVAMAPTFEDGLYVQTVVEAVKRSSCTGEWVCVEIMSQEPDPNHNLCEALQRNKN, encoded by the exons ATGCTGCCTGGAGTGGGTGTATTTGGCACAGGGAGCACAGCCAGAGTGCTGGTCCCATTGTTGCAAGCAGAGGGCTTTGAAGTTCACGCATTATGGGGACGAAGTGAAGAGGAAGCATGCTGCTTAGCAAAGGAACTTGGAATCCCGTTCCACACAAGCCGATCTGACGACGTCCTTCTGCATCAAGATGTTGAtcttgtttgtatttatattccACCTTCAATGACAAGACAGATTGCAGTCAAAGCACTGG GTATAGGTAAGAATGTGGTGTGTGAGAAAGCTGCAACTGCTGTGGATTCTTTCAAGATGGTGACTGCTGCCAGATACTATCCCCAGCTGCTCAGCATTATGGGTAACACCCTGCGCTTCCTGCCAGCTTTTGTTGCCATGCGTGAGGAGCTGGTCAAAGGATATGTTGGTGATATCCAGGTGTGTGACGTACGTGTGTACGGCCCAAGTCTCCTGGATCAGTCGTACGGCTGGACCTGTGAGGAGTTGATGGGAGGAGGTGGACTGCACACTATTGGCTCCGCCATCATCGACCTATTAAGTTATCTGACAGGTGCTCGAGCCCATCGTGTACACGGTTTACTGCGGACCTTTGTGCAGCAAAACAGCTTGATCCGAGGAATCCGCCGTGTCACCAGCgatgacttttgttttttccaaatgCTGATGGGTGGAAGTGGGTCTGGTGGTGTGTGCTGCACTGTGACCCTGAATTTCAACATGCCGGGGTCGTTTGTACACGAGGTTATGGTAGTTGGATCCACTGGTAGGTTGGTTGTCAGAGGCACAGAACTGTATGGCCAACGCAATGGGAGTAAAGGTGAAGAGCTGTTGCTAGGTGACAATGGGTGGGTTGGACCAGAGGTGAAAGAGATGCCGTTGCCTCACTTGCAGGGACTGAGCTCCATGGTAAAGGCCTTAAGACAGTCTTTTCAGGCTCATGAGGAGCGCAGGTCATGGGCTCGAGAACCAGTTGCTATGGCACCAACATTCGAAGATGGTCTTTATGTACAGACGGTAGTCGAGGCGGTGAAACGGTCCAGCTGTACTGGAGAATGGGTGTGTGTTGAGATCATGAGTCAAGAGCCAGATCCAAACCACAACCTGTGTGAGGCTCTTCagagaaacaaaaactga